The genomic window CTGTGCTGGTGAAGATGCTGGGATAATCACGATGAGGTCTTCCCTACAAAGGTCACTCTCTCtctcatatttatttatttatttatttattttacatgGCACTCTTGATAATGTCAACAAAGGATGGCTTCAAAGACGCATTACCCACTAGGAACCCATCAATATCTTGCTGCTTAATGAGGGATGCACAATTTTCCGTATTAACACTACCACCATATAGAATTCTGATCTGgttagcatttttttctccacatttttccttcacaatATTTCTGATTTCCTTATGGACTTCCTGGGCCTGTTCAGGTGTTGCAGTTTTTCCCGTTCCAATGGCCCAAATTGGTTCATATGCCAAAACAACATTATCGAAGTTGTTAATTAAATGAACAAAGCTGTTCActtgtttttttatcacGTCGATggtttgatttttttccctctgttCTAAGGACTCTCCAAAACAAACTACAAcctttaaattattttttaaacactgctgtaatttttccttcacatctTCATCCGTTTCGTTAAagtattttctcctttcaaAATGTCCAATAATTACATATTCGATGTTAAGGTCCTTGGCAATTTCTGCGCTGATTTCCCCTGTGTAGGACCCATTTCCGTACTTGGACACATTTTGTATGCCTGTGTGGAACTTTGGCTTCAGCAAGCTCTTGGCGAGTTCGTAGTGCACGCTCACGGGGAAAACGACAACATCTGCAGTGGCAAGGTAGGTTGAAAAGTTCAGATGGAACAATCATCATGCAGCAATCACCACGCCTGCATAGCCATCTACATGGCGGCACCGCAGTGCGTCCCGGCGTGACTTACCCAGCTTGGCGGGGTCAAAGTCCAACTCATTAAAGCTCGCCGCCAGGGCCTTTATGCTTTCCTGGGTTCCATTGCATTTCCAGTTGGCTGATACGAAATATTTTCTCGTCATTTTGCTGGGTGGATTTAGACGTTAGTAATGTGTATAGCGTATCGTGGTTGTTACGGGGGCCTTCAAGGTGGGAAAAATGAGAATGGAGTCAGCATTTTCGTGAACAAACAGGTGATACGTTTGGCATGTAAGGAGGAAACCATTTTAGCAAGTACACAGTCGTTCATTCGGTGGACACACCGTCACTCATTTCTCTGTGCGTATCCTGGCGGATGGGGCACGCATGGGCACATATTTGCAAAAAGTGTTAGCGTATGTGTACGACGGTacgaaaaatgtagaaataaaTTTACAGGCATATTTAGATACTTAAGcatatgtattcatacaGCGATCCCTTATATGTATAGATACATTTTTAGCTCAATTATTTCtacaaaagaaagaaaaaaaaaaaacttacgTTGAATCCTGCGAGTGATGCTCACTTAAAATTGGAAAGAAAGCagataaaaagagaaatttacaattttgaaaagaacagaaaaaaaagcggaactGAAAGAATAATTAATTTCGATATAGATCGTTCTTCTTAAGATTGTTAAAAGAAACTGAATTGTTGAATGATGTTATTTTAtatgaagaaggggggacttaaaagtgttttttttttttttaaaaaaaagtgttttaCTATATGGCGGATAAAAAGTAAATACGAGCACGACGAGCCAGGTATTATAAATTTGTTTGAAATGAAGTGATagttatttttgttcattttttttttctggcttAATTTGGCGtgtggcttttttttttttttttaattgtgaATTCTACATTTCAGTGGAGCTTTCCTATttttggtacattttttgttccattttgtaccATCTTTGTGTACTCGTCCTTGTGGCCGCTGGCTATGAACTCTC from Plasmodium coatneyi strain Hackeri chromosome 12, complete sequence includes these protein-coding regions:
- a CDS encoding Triosephosphate isomerase translates to MTRKYFVSANWKCNGTQESIKALAASFNELDFDPAKLDVVVFPVSVHYELAKSLLKPKFHTGIQNVSKYGNGSYTGEISAEIAKDLNIEYVIIGHFERRKYFNETDEDVKEKLQQCLKNNLKVVVCFGESLEQREKNQTIDVIKKQVNSFVHLINNFDNVVLAYEPIWAIGTGKTATPEQAQEVHKEIRNIVKEKCGEKNANQIRILYGGSVNTENCASLIKQQDIDGFLVGNASLKPSFVDIIKSAM